Proteins found in one Flavobacterium channae genomic segment:
- the atpE gene encoding ATP synthase F0 subunit C, producing MVLAGIGAGLAVIGAGIGIGKIGGSAMDAMARQPEVAGKIQTAMIIAAALIEGVALFAVVVALIAK from the coding sequence ATGGTATTAGCTGGAATCGGTGCTGGATTAGCTGTAATTGGAGCTGGAATCGGTATTGGAAAAATTGGTGGATCTGCTATGGACGCTATGGCAAGACAACCAGAAGTTGCTGGTAAAATTCAAACTGCAATGATTATTGCTGCTGCTCTTATCGAGGGTGTTGCTTTATTCGCTGTTGTAGTTGCATTAATTGCAAAGTAA
- the atpH gene encoding ATP synthase F1 subunit delta has protein sequence MAGTRAAIRYAKAILDIAKENNSVDAVNADMTSIAKAIKESAELKDFLQSPIVKGEIKFSSLNEIFTSAQKETKGLFQLLLANKRFELLNDVALQFNALYDELNGIEIAKVTTAVPMTSELEAKVLAKIASFSNKKITIQNIVDPAIIGGFILRMGDKQYNASVSSRLQNLKREFSN, from the coding sequence ATGGCAGGAACTAGAGCAGCAATTCGATACGCTAAAGCTATTTTGGACATTGCCAAAGAAAATAATTCTGTTGATGCAGTAAATGCTGATATGACTTCTATTGCAAAAGCAATTAAGGAAAGTGCAGAATTAAAAGACTTTTTGCAAAGCCCAATTGTTAAGGGAGAAATTAAATTTTCTTCTTTAAATGAAATTTTTACTTCTGCTCAAAAAGAGACAAAAGGATTATTTCAATTGCTTTTAGCTAACAAAAGATTTGAATTATTAAACGATGTTGCTTTACAGTTCAATGCTTTATACGATGAACTTAATGGAATTGAAATAGCGAAAGTAACAACTGCTGTTCCAATGACTTCTGAGTTAGAAGCTAAAGTATTGGCAAAAATTGCATCGTTTTCAAATAAAAAAATTACCATTCAAAATATTGTAGATCCAGCTATCATTGGTGGATTTATTTTAAGAATGGGTGACAAACAATACAATGCATCTGTATCAAGCAGACTGCAAAATTTAAAAAGAGAGTTTAGTAATTAA
- the atpG gene encoding ATP synthase F1 subunit gamma: MANLKEIRNRITSVSSTMQITSAMKMVSAAKLKKAQDAITAMRPYAEKLTELLQNLSATLEGEVGGAFTAQREVKKVLIVAITSNRGLCGAFNTNVIKQVKVVADAYQGKQVDVFAIGKKGNDVLRKTHNVVDVQNEVYDNLTFENAAAIAQLLMDKFVAGDYDKIEIIYNEFKNAATQIVRTQQFLPLAPIVGGEVVASDYIFEPSKEEIVLTLIPKSLKTQLYKSIRDSFAAEHGARMTAMHKATDNATELRNQLKLTYNKARQAAITGEILEIVGGAEALNN, encoded by the coding sequence ATGGCAAACTTAAAGGAAATACGTAATAGAATTACTTCTGTTTCATCTACGATGCAAATTACATCGGCGATGAAAATGGTTTCTGCTGCAAAATTAAAAAAGGCGCAAGATGCAATTACTGCTATGCGTCCATATGCAGAAAAACTTACTGAACTATTACAAAACTTAAGTGCAACTCTTGAAGGAGAAGTAGGAGGTGCTTTTACTGCTCAAAGAGAAGTTAAAAAAGTACTTATAGTTGCGATTACTTCAAACAGAGGTTTGTGTGGTGCGTTTAATACAAACGTTATCAAACAAGTAAAAGTTGTTGCTGATGCTTACCAAGGTAAACAAGTTGATGTTTTTGCTATTGGTAAAAAAGGAAATGATGTTTTACGTAAAACGCATAATGTAGTTGATGTTCAAAATGAAGTTTATGACAACTTAACTTTTGAAAATGCTGCTGCTATTGCACAACTATTAATGGATAAGTTTGTTGCAGGTGATTACGATAAAATCGAAATTATTTACAACGAATTTAAAAACGCGGCTACTCAAATTGTAAGAACACAACAGTTTTTACCTTTAGCTCCAATTGTTGGTGGTGAAGTAGTAGCTTCAGATTATATTTTTGAACCTTCAAAAGAAGAAATTGTGTTAACATTGATTCCAAAATCATTAAAAACACAATTATACAAGTCTATTAGAGATTCGTTTGCAGCAGAACACGGAGCGCGTATGACAGCAATGCATAAAGCAACTGATAATGCTACAGAATTAAGAAACCAATTAAAATTAACTTACAACAAAGCGCGTCAAGCAGCAATTACAGGAGAAATCTTGGAGATCGTTGGTGGAGCGGAAGCTTTGAATAACTAA
- a CDS encoding F0F1 ATP synthase subunit B, whose amino-acid sequence MNFTSPESLVFWTTLIFVVFFLLMRKFAWKPILGAVKGREDSINNALLAAENAKKEMQNLKSDNEKLLAEARAERDLMIKEAREIKEKMIADAKSEAQAQGEKMIEAAKASIESEKNAAMAELKNQVSSLSLEIAETLLKEELSNKEAQTKLVEKILGDAKLN is encoded by the coding sequence ATGAACTTTACTTCACCAGAAAGCTTAGTATTTTGGACAACCTTAATTTTCGTTGTATTTTTTCTTTTAATGAGAAAATTTGCATGGAAACCTATTTTAGGAGCAGTTAAAGGTAGAGAAGACTCAATTAACAACGCCTTATTAGCAGCTGAAAATGCTAAGAAAGAAATGCAAAACTTGAAGTCGGATAATGAAAAATTATTAGCTGAAGCTAGAGCTGAAAGAGATTTAATGATTAAAGAAGCAAGAGAAATCAAAGAAAAAATGATTGCTGATGCTAAATCTGAAGCGCAAGCACAAGGCGAAAAAATGATTGAAGCAGCAAAAGCTTCTATCGAAAGTGAGAAAAATGCAGCTATGGCAGAATTGAAAAATCAAGTTTCTTCTTTGTCATTAGAAATTGCTGAGACATTATTAAAAGAAGAATTATCTAACAAAGAAGCTCAAACTAAATTGGTTGAGAAAATTTTAGGTGACGCTAAATTAAACTAA
- a CDS encoding DUF6168 family protein: protein MIKKITRLFVYLVPVSVLFYFIQEFILTTFFNQIDFKIATLSIYLFHFLTVAVSYTLLVLVNKYFFQQTGYAFLAFGIVKMGLSVFFLMPVIDSDITNKIPDVLSFFIPFFLFLLMETIFSVNLLNSSDLKENN, encoded by the coding sequence ATGATAAAGAAAATTACACGTTTGTTTGTTTATTTAGTTCCAGTGTCGGTTTTGTTTTACTTCATTCAGGAATTTATTTTAACTACTTTTTTTAATCAAATAGATTTTAAAATAGCAACCCTTTCAATTTATTTGTTTCATTTTTTAACGGTTGCTGTTTCGTATACTTTATTAGTGTTGGTTAATAAGTATTTTTTTCAGCAAACAGGGTATGCTTTTTTAGCGTTTGGAATTGTCAAAATGGGGCTTTCGGTATTCTTTTTAATGCCAGTTATTGATTCTGATATTACTAATAAAATTCCAGATGTATTGTCTTTTTTTATACCCTTTTTCTTGTTTTTATTGATGGAAACTATCTTTTCGGTTAATTTACTAAATAGTTCTGATTTGAAAGAAAACAATTAA
- the atpB gene encoding F0F1 ATP synthase subunit A → MRIANRTIQFLFSLSFLILPLVASASGGHSESSDKEFSATELINSHIGDSHEFHIADWNGHAISLPLPIILWTDNGLEIFSASEFHHDNTGHHVAKDRFVRYNEVIFYADKFETLKEEDKSAFNFEARPLNFSITKNVFSMLMSVIILLVLFITVARSYKKNSMAPKGLAGFLEPLVIFVRDDIAIPNIGEKKYGKYMPYLLTIFFFIWINNLIGLIPFFPFSSNLTGNIYFTFVMAFITFLITTLSANKAYWGHIFAPPVPKALYPIMWPVEIIGMFTKPFALMIRLFANITAGHIIILSLISLIYIFKTVAIAPVSGAFVLFMSVLEMLVAALQAYVFTLLSALFIGQAVEEHDHH, encoded by the coding sequence ATGAGAATAGCAAATCGCACAATTCAATTTTTGTTTTCGTTATCATTTTTGATTTTACCATTAGTGGCTTCTGCAAGCGGAGGACATTCAGAATCATCTGATAAAGAGTTTAGCGCTACAGAACTTATTAATTCACACATTGGAGATTCACACGAGTTTCATATAGCTGATTGGAATGGACACGCAATTTCATTGCCATTACCTATCATTCTTTGGACAGATAATGGATTAGAGATTTTTTCTGCTTCAGAATTTCACCATGACAATACAGGTCATCATGTAGCTAAAGATAGATTTGTTAGATATAATGAAGTGATTTTTTATGCTGATAAATTTGAAACTTTAAAAGAAGAAGATAAAAGCGCATTCAATTTTGAAGCTCGTCCTTTGAATTTTTCAATTACAAAGAATGTTTTCTCAATGCTGATGTCTGTGATTATTCTTTTAGTATTGTTTATTACTGTGGCTCGTTCTTATAAAAAGAACAGTATGGCTCCAAAAGGATTGGCTGGTTTCTTAGAGCCATTAGTAATTTTTGTTAGAGATGATATTGCTATTCCTAATATTGGAGAAAAGAAATATGGAAAATACATGCCATATTTATTGACTATCTTTTTCTTCATTTGGATTAACAATTTAATTGGTTTAATTCCTTTCTTCCCATTTAGTTCTAACTTAACTGGAAATATCTACTTTACATTTGTAATGGCATTTATTACATTTTTGATTACAACTTTAAGTGCAAACAAAGCATATTGGGGACACATTTTTGCACCACCAGTGCCAAAAGCGTTATATCCAATTATGTGGCCAGTTGAAATTATTGGAATGTTTACAAAACCTTTCGCATTGATGATTCGTTTATTTGCTAACATCACTGCGGGTCACATTATTATTTTGAGTTTAATTTCATTAATATATATATTCAAAACAGTTGCAATTGCTCCAGTTTCAGGTGCTTTTGTATTGTTTATGAGTGTTTTAGAAATGTTAGTTGCTGCTTTACAAGCGTATGTATTTACATTGTTATCAGCATTATTTATTGGTCAGGCTGTTGAAGAGCACGACCATCACTAA
- a CDS encoding GNAT family N-acetyltransferase: MHELVELVSKEQMLAQLPIIQQLYPDYTFEIYGNLLDKMIPHNYKQLIVVENNTTVGLAGFWIGTKLWSGKYLELDNVVVHNDFRSKGIGSIMTEYLNQKAIDENCNMIVLDAYTTNFGAQKFYMNHGFVPKGFHFVKYLK; this comes from the coding sequence ATGCACGAGTTAGTAGAGTTGGTTTCAAAAGAACAAATGTTAGCGCAATTGCCCATTATTCAGCAATTGTATCCCGATTATACGTTCGAAATTTATGGCAATTTGCTTGATAAAATGATTCCGCACAATTACAAACAATTAATTGTGGTGGAAAACAATACAACAGTTGGTTTGGCCGGTTTTTGGATTGGAACAAAACTTTGGAGCGGCAAATATTTAGAACTAGATAACGTTGTGGTACATAACGATTTTCGTTCAAAAGGAATTGGAAGTATTATGACCGAATATCTTAATCAAAAAGCAATTGATGAAAATTGTAATATGATTGTTTTAGATGCTTATACAACCAACTTTGGAGCACAAAAATTCTACATGAATCATGGATTTGTGCCCAAAGGGTTTCATTTTGTAAAATATTTAAAATAG
- a CDS encoding AtpZ/AtpI family protein, giving the protein MDSNKKQANKWLVFINIPFQMGLIIFLGVMLGQWLDEKFKLEGSILTIIFSLLAVFTALYNVIRQVNKMSNDKRE; this is encoded by the coding sequence ATGGACTCCAATAAGAAACAAGCCAATAAATGGTTGGTTTTTATCAATATCCCATTTCAAATGGGATTGATTATTTTTTTAGGAGTTATGTTAGGACAATGGTTAGATGAAAAATTTAAATTAGAAGGTTCAATATTAACAATAATTTTTTCATTATTAGCCGTTTTCACAGCGCTTTACAATGTAATTCGACAGGTTAATAAAATGAGTAATGATAAAAGAGAATGA
- a CDS encoding S9 family peptidase produces the protein MKKFSYFVLLFLSFFGHSQNLLLEEIMKGNEFIGHQPENHRWSIDGQTVLFDWNPNNEIGNTTYFWNTSLQSPQKVTTSNPVYDLNFMASQKDYDVVYYTNQGVLYSYTKSTKKTKKVIQQADRINAIERGLNSNVIFFQQNRNVYQFNTKDFSIIQLTNFKPGKEGKVSKEEDSFLKSQQDELFQFVRDYEASSNWYQAKSKNKREKFPKEIFYDKSSLEQVKVSPDGKFVTFRLSDYPNQTSTNVEHFITSDGFTESKKARAKVSTDGFSKHKFGIFNVEKDTTYYVSFSNLSGIKDKPKYFQEYDNLKDISDYETGIVMMSPVYSKDGKNAVLEIRSQDNKHRWIVQLDLVSGKISELDHQHDEAWIAGPGIPNYSFGGGTLDFIDNATIYFQSEATGFSHLYTYNLKTKKKEQLTKGNWEVREVKLSNDAKSFYITTTTTHPGNRSFYKLDIASKKMTGILTKDGNYEVEVSPDEKTLLVRYSYKNKPWELYVGANKPNSDLKQITFSTSSEFKKYNWKTPEVISFKAEDGTYVYARLYQPKTENKNKAAVIFVHGAGYLQNAHNYWSTYHREYMFHNLLSDLGYTVLDIDYRASDGYGRDFRTGIYRHMGGKDLSDQLDGKKYLVQNLGIDANRVGIYGGSYGGFITLMALLTKPGEFKAGAALRSVTDWAHYNQGYTSNILNFPETDPEAYKKSSPIYFANNLQDRLLMLHGMVDDNVQFQDIVRLTQRFIELGKKDWDLAVFPVEAHGFTETYSWVDEYRRILNLFNENLLEK, from the coding sequence ATGAAAAAATTCTCTTATTTCGTTCTGTTATTTTTATCCTTTTTTGGTCATTCGCAAAATCTTCTTTTAGAAGAAATCATGAAAGGAAATGAATTCATCGGACACCAACCCGAAAATCACCGTTGGTCTATTGATGGGCAAACTGTTTTATTCGATTGGAATCCAAACAACGAAATAGGAAATACTACTTATTTTTGGAACACTTCGTTACAATCACCACAAAAAGTAACAACTTCAAATCCTGTTTATGATTTGAATTTCATGGCATCTCAAAAAGATTACGATGTGGTGTATTATACCAATCAAGGTGTTTTGTATTCGTATACGAAATCGACTAAAAAGACCAAAAAAGTAATTCAGCAAGCAGACCGCATTAATGCAATTGAAAGAGGATTAAATTCGAATGTTATTTTCTTTCAACAAAATAGAAATGTGTATCAATTCAATACTAAAGATTTTTCGATTATTCAGTTAACCAATTTTAAACCTGGAAAAGAAGGTAAAGTATCAAAAGAAGAAGATTCGTTCTTAAAAAGTCAACAAGACGAATTGTTTCAATTTGTTCGTGATTATGAAGCCTCTTCAAATTGGTATCAAGCGAAATCTAAAAACAAAAGAGAGAAATTCCCAAAAGAAATCTTCTACGATAAATCATCATTAGAACAAGTAAAAGTGTCGCCTGATGGTAAATTTGTTACTTTTAGACTTTCCGATTATCCAAACCAAACATCAACTAATGTTGAGCATTTTATCACTTCTGATGGTTTTACCGAAAGTAAAAAAGCAAGAGCAAAAGTTTCTACGGATGGTTTTAGTAAACATAAATTCGGAATTTTCAATGTTGAAAAAGATACTACGTATTATGTTTCATTTTCGAATTTATCTGGAATCAAAGACAAACCAAAATACTTTCAAGAATACGATAACCTTAAAGATATTTCAGACTATGAAACAGGAATTGTAATGATGAGTCCGGTTTATAGCAAAGACGGAAAAAATGCCGTTTTAGAAATCAGAAGTCAAGACAATAAACACCGATGGATTGTACAATTGGATTTGGTTTCAGGTAAAATCTCAGAATTGGATCATCAACACGATGAAGCTTGGATTGCTGGTCCTGGAATCCCAAATTATAGTTTTGGTGGCGGAACTTTAGACTTTATTGATAATGCTACTATTTACTTTCAATCAGAAGCAACTGGTTTTTCACATTTGTATACCTACAATTTAAAAACTAAGAAAAAAGAGCAGTTAACAAAAGGAAATTGGGAAGTTCGTGAAGTAAAATTATCTAATGATGCCAAATCATTTTATATCACAACCACGACAACACATCCGGGTAATAGAAGTTTTTATAAATTGGATATCGCTTCTAAAAAAATGACTGGAATTTTAACCAAAGATGGCAACTACGAAGTAGAAGTGTCTCCTGATGAAAAAACACTTTTGGTGCGCTATTCGTATAAAAATAAACCTTGGGAATTGTATGTTGGAGCAAATAAACCAAATTCGGATTTGAAACAAATTACGTTTTCAACTTCTTCAGAATTTAAAAAATACAATTGGAAAACTCCAGAAGTTATTTCGTTTAAAGCGGAAGATGGAACTTATGTTTATGCTCGTTTGTACCAACCTAAGACGGAAAACAAGAACAAAGCAGCTGTGATTTTTGTTCATGGCGCTGGTTATTTGCAAAATGCACACAATTATTGGAGCACGTATCACAGAGAATATATGTTTCACAACCTTTTGTCTGATTTAGGTTACACAGTTTTAGATATTGATTATAGAGCAAGTGATGGTTATGGTCGTGATTTCAGAACAGGAATTTACCGTCACATGGGCGGAAAAGATTTATCGGATCAATTGGATGGTAAGAAATATTTGGTTCAAAATTTAGGAATCGATGCGAATAGAGTTGGAATTTATGGTGGTTCTTACGGAGGTTTTATTACGTTAATGGCATTGTTAACGAAACCTGGAGAATTCAAAGCGGGAGCTGCATTGCGTTCTGTTACCGATTGGGCGCATTACAACCAAGGATATACGTCTAACATTTTGAACTTCCCAGAAACTGATCCTGAAGCTTACAAGAAAAGCTCACCAATTTATTTTGCTAATAATTTACAAGACAGATTGTTGATGTTACACGGAATGGTTGATGATAATGTACAATTTCAGGATATTGTTCGTTTAACACAACGTTTTATCGAATTAGGTAAAAAAGATTGGGATTTAGCAGTTTTCCCTGTTGAAGCACACGGTTTTACCGAAACGTATTCTTGGGTTGATGAATACCGAAGAATTTTAAATTTATTCAACGAAAATCTATTAGAAAAGTAA
- the atpA gene encoding F0F1 ATP synthase subunit alpha — translation MAEIKPAEISAILKQQLSGFESGASLEEVGTVLQVGDGIARVYGLSNAQYGELVQFENGLEAIVLNLEEDNVGVVLLGPSTGIKEGSTVKRTQRIASLKVGEQMVGRVVDTLGNPIDGKGPIGGELYEMPLERKAPGVIFRQPVTEPLQTGVKAVDAMIPVGRGQRELVIGDRQTGKSTVCIDTILNQKEFYDAGQPVFCIYVAVGQKASTVAALAKTLEEKGAMAYTIIVAANASDPAPMQVYAPMAGAAIGEYFRDSGRPALIVYDDLSKQAVAYREVSLLLRRPPGREAYPGDVFYLHSRLLERACKVIANDEIAKNMNDLPDSIKGIVKGGGSLTALPIIETQAGDVSAYIPTNVISITDGQIFLDGDLFNSGVRPAINVGISVSRVGGNAQIKSMKKVAGTLKLDQAQFRELEAFAKFGSDLDAVTLNVIEKGKRNVEILKQGLNSPFNVESQVAIIYAGSKNLLRNVPVDKVKEFEKDYLEFLNAKHRDTLDALKAGKFDDKITDVLENVAKEISAKYN, via the coding sequence ATGGCGGAAATTAAACCTGCTGAAATTTCAGCAATATTAAAACAACAATTATCAGGTTTTGAATCTGGTGCATCGTTAGAAGAAGTTGGAACTGTACTTCAAGTTGGAGACGGTATCGCTCGTGTTTACGGATTGTCAAATGCTCAATATGGTGAGTTAGTACAATTCGAAAACGGATTAGAGGCTATCGTTTTGAACTTAGAAGAAGACAATGTTGGGGTAGTACTTTTAGGACCATCAACAGGAATCAAAGAAGGTTCTACAGTAAAAAGAACACAACGTATTGCTTCTCTTAAAGTAGGAGAACAAATGGTAGGTCGTGTTGTGGATACTTTAGGTAACCCAATCGACGGTAAAGGTCCAATTGGTGGTGAGTTATATGAGATGCCATTAGAAAGAAAAGCTCCTGGAGTTATCTTCCGTCAGCCAGTAACTGAACCATTACAAACAGGTGTTAAAGCAGTAGATGCTATGATTCCAGTTGGTCGTGGACAACGTGAGTTAGTTATTGGTGACCGTCAAACTGGTAAATCAACAGTTTGTATCGATACTATCTTAAATCAAAAAGAATTTTATGATGCAGGTCAACCAGTATTCTGTATCTATGTAGCTGTAGGTCAAAAAGCTTCAACTGTTGCTGCTTTAGCAAAAACATTAGAAGAAAAAGGAGCTATGGCATATACAATCATCGTAGCGGCTAATGCTTCAGATCCTGCTCCAATGCAAGTTTACGCTCCTATGGCGGGTGCTGCAATCGGAGAATATTTCAGAGATTCTGGTCGTCCAGCTTTAATTGTTTATGATGATTTATCTAAACAAGCAGTAGCTTACCGTGAGGTATCTTTATTATTAAGAAGACCACCAGGACGTGAGGCTTACCCTGGAGACGTTTTCTACTTACACTCTCGTTTATTAGAAAGAGCTTGTAAAGTTATTGCTAACGACGAAATCGCTAAAAACATGAACGATTTACCAGATTCTATCAAAGGTATCGTTAAAGGTGGTGGTTCGTTAACAGCGTTACCAATTATCGAAACACAAGCAGGTGACGTTTCTGCATATATCCCAACAAACGTAATTTCGATTACAGACGGACAGATCTTCTTAGATGGTGATTTATTCAACTCTGGAGTTCGTCCTGCTATCAACGTAGGTATTTCGGTATCTCGTGTTGGAGGTAATGCGCAAATCAAATCAATGAAAAAAGTAGCAGGTACATTAAAATTAGACCAAGCTCAATTCCGTGAATTAGAAGCTTTCGCGAAATTTGGTTCTGATTTAGATGCTGTAACTTTAAACGTTATCGAAAAAGGTAAGAGAAACGTAGAAATCTTAAAACAAGGTTTAAACTCTCCATTTAACGTAGAAAGTCAAGTTGCAATTATCTATGCAGGTTCTAAAAACTTGTTAAGAAATGTGCCAGTTGATAAAGTAAAAGAATTCGAAAAAGATTATTTAGAGTTCTTAAACGCGAAACATAGAGATACTTTAGATGCTTTAAAAGCAGGTAAATTTGATGACAAAATTACTGACGTTTTAGAAAACGTAGCTAAAGAAATTTCAGCAAAATATAATTAA
- a CDS encoding bactofilin family protein, whose translation MFEKEKNQDHLLGKTNRIVDGTTITGDITTFADFRLDGKLKGNFTSEGKIVIGPTGEVIGDIVCKSIDIEGIFSGKLQAEGMLNVKSKAHITGEVIVGKLAVEPGARFEASCEMRTQTK comes from the coding sequence ATGTTTGAAAAAGAGAAAAATCAAGATCATTTATTAGGAAAAACTAATAGAATAGTAGACGGAACTACTATTACAGGAGATATTACCACTTTCGCCGATTTTCGTTTAGACGGTAAGCTAAAAGGAAATTTCACTTCTGAAGGAAAAATTGTAATTGGTCCAACTGGTGAAGTTATAGGTGATATCGTTTGTAAAAGTATCGACATCGAAGGTATATTTTCAGGAAAGTTACAAGCCGAAGGAATGCTAAATGTAAAATCAAAAGCACATATTACAGGAGAGGTAATTGTTGGTAAATTAGCTGTTGAACCAGGTGCTAGGTTTGAAGCAAGTTGTGAAATGAGAACTCAAACCAAATAA